In one window of Desulfomicrobium macestii DNA:
- the tuf gene encoding elongation factor Tu — MAKQKFERKKPHVNIGTIGHIDHGKTTLTAAITKIASLKGGGSYVAFDEIDKAPEEKERGITIATAHVEYETSKRHYAHVDCPGHADYIKNMITGAAQMDGAIIVVAATDGPMPQTREHILLARQVGVPYVVVFLNKVDLVDDEELIELVDMEVRELLSKYEFPGDDVPVIRGSALKALESDSADTDEAKCILELLDACDAYIPDPIRETEKPFLMPIEDVFSISGRGTVVTGRVERGIVRVGEEVEIVGITDTRKTTCTGVEMFRKLLDEGQAGDNIGALLRGIKRDDVERGQVLAKPGSITPHTKFSAEVYVLSKEEGGRHTPFFSGYRPQFYFRTTDITGVVTLDEGVEMIMPGDNTTFHVHLINPIAMEKGLRFAIREGGRTVGAGVVSEIVE; from the coding sequence ATGGCCAAGCAAAAATTTGAAAGAAAGAAGCCGCACGTCAATATTGGTACGATTGGTCATATCGACCATGGCAAGACCACGTTGACCGCCGCGATCACCAAGATCGCGAGCCTCAAGGGCGGTGGATCCTATGTAGCGTTCGATGAGATCGACAAGGCTCCTGAAGAAAAGGAACGCGGTATCACCATTGCCACCGCGCACGTCGAGTACGAGACCTCCAAGCGTCACTACGCTCACGTGGATTGCCCCGGTCACGCCGACTACATCAAGAACATGATCACCGGCGCGGCCCAGATGGACGGCGCGATCATCGTTGTCGCCGCCACCGACGGTCCCATGCCCCAGACTCGTGAGCACATCCTGCTCGCTCGTCAGGTCGGCGTTCCCTATGTCGTGGTTTTCCTGAACAAGGTTGACTTGGTTGACGACGAAGAGCTGATCGAACTGGTCGACATGGAAGTTCGTGAACTCCTGTCCAAGTACGAGTTCCCCGGCGATGACGTTCCTGTCATCCGCGGTTCCGCACTGAAGGCTCTTGAGAGTGACAGCGCCGACACCGATGAGGCCAAGTGCATCCTCGAGCTGCTCGACGCCTGCGACGCATACATTCCCGATCCGATCCGCGAGACCGAGAAGCCCTTCCTGATGCCCATCGAAGACGTTTTCTCCATTTCCGGTCGCGGCACAGTCGTCACCGGTCGTGTTGAGCGCGGCATCGTCCGCGTCGGTGAGGAAGTCGAGATCGTCGGTATCACCGACACCCGCAAGACGACTTGCACCGGTGTTGAAATGTTCCGCAAGCTTCTTGACGAAGGCCAGGCCGGCGACAACATCGGCGCCCTGCTTCGCGGTATCAAGCGTGACGACGTCGAGCGTGGCCAGGTTCTGGCCAAGCCGGGCAGCATCACCCCGCACACGAAGTTCTCTGCCGAAGTGTACGTCCTGAGCAAGGAAGAAGGCGGCCGTCACACACCTTTCTTCTCCGGCTATCGTCCTCAGTTCTATTTCCGTACGACAGACATCACCGGTGTGGTGACTCTGGACGAAGGCGTAGAAATGATCATGCCTGGTGACAACACGACTTTCCATGTGCATCTGATCAACCCGATCGCCATGGAAAAGGGTCTTCGCTTCGCTATCCGCGAAGGTGGACGTACCGTTGGCGCTGGTGTTGTTTCCGAAATCGTGGAGTAA
- the secE gene encoding preprotein translocase subunit SecE: MKKNAEAELQKQGIMQKLTDLRVFFDQAKVELKKVVWPDKQETISTSSAVLLLVVVMALFLGVVDLVLTKIIAAVLS; this comes from the coding sequence ATGAAAAAGAATGCCGAAGCAGAATTGCAAAAACAAGGAATCATGCAGAAGTTAACTGATCTGCGTGTATTCTTTGACCAAGCAAAAGTGGAACTGAAGAAAGTTGTTTGGCCTGACAAGCAGGAGACCATCAGTACCAGTTCGGCGGTTTTGTTGTTGGTAGTCGTAATGGCACTCTTTCTTGGCGTTGTGGATTTGGTGCTGACCAAAATCATTGCAGCCGTTCTGTCCTAA
- the rpmG gene encoding 50S ribosomal protein L33 translates to MRINILLACGDCKRRNYATQKNKKNTTTKLELSKFCPFCGKHTKHRESK, encoded by the coding sequence ATGCGCATTAATATCCTTCTTGCTTGTGGTGATTGCAAGCGTAGAAACTACGCTACCCAGAAGAACAAAAAGAACACGACTACGAAGCTTGAGCTGAGCAAATTCTGTCCTTTTTGCGGAAAGCACACGAAGCATCGCGAATCTAAATAG